The Clostridium septicum genome contains a region encoding:
- a CDS encoding aminotransferase class V-fold PLP-dependent enzyme, whose amino-acid sequence MSIYLDNASTTFPKPKAVADAIYNFITHIGGNAGRSNHSNSLETNRILFETRSALAEFFNYSFIENVIFTNNITTSLNILIQGSLSKGDHVITSSMEHNSVIRPLYYMKENNNIELDIVNANSQGFINPLDIEKLIKPNTKLIIISQASNVTGSIQPIKEIGLLCKKHNVFFILDTAQGAGVLKTDFSELNLNALAFTGHKSLLGPQGIGGFIIDNKLNKICKPLYLGGTGSLSHDLNQPDFLPDKFESGTLNTPGIIGLLEAIKFINSEGLNTIYEYNNSLHSYFINNLLNINKIKYYGDITGDKSTTCVSFNIDGMDTAEVSYILDNIFEIKNRSGLHCSPLAHKTIGTYPTGTIRLSTSYFTKKEDIDFALSSINKISKKGVETFG is encoded by the coding sequence ATGAGTATATATCTTGATAATGCCAGTACTACCTTTCCTAAACCAAAAGCAGTTGCTGATGCAATTTATAATTTCATTACACATATAGGTGGGAATGCGGGTCGTTCAAATCATTCAAATTCATTAGAAACAAATCGTATATTGTTTGAAACTCGTTCTGCTTTAGCAGAATTTTTTAACTACAGTTTTATTGAAAATGTTATTTTTACAAATAATATAACAACTTCGCTAAATATTTTAATACAAGGAAGTTTATCTAAAGGAGATCATGTAATTACATCCTCTATGGAACATAATTCTGTTATTCGACCTCTTTATTATATGAAAGAGAATAATAATATCGAATTAGATATAGTAAACGCTAATTCTCAAGGATTTATAAATCCATTAGATATAGAAAAGCTTATTAAACCTAACACAAAACTTATTATAATAAGTCAAGCATCAAATGTTACAGGAAGCATTCAACCAATAAAAGAGATAGGCTTACTTTGTAAAAAGCATAATGTATTTTTTATTCTTGATACGGCTCAAGGAGCTGGAGTTTTAAAAACAGATTTTTCTGAATTAAACTTAAATGCATTAGCTTTTACTGGACATAAAAGTTTATTAGGTCCTCAAGGAATTGGTGGATTCATCATAGATAATAAATTAAATAAAATATGTAAGCCTTTATATTTAGGTGGCACTGGTAGTTTATCTCACGACTTAAATCAACCGGATTTTTTACCAGATAAATTTGAATCTGGAACACTTAATACTCCAGGTATAATAGGTTTACTAGAAGCAATAAAATTTATAAATTCAGAAGGTTTAAATACAATATATGAATATAATAATTCCCTTCATAGTTATTTTATTAATAACTTACTTAATATAAATAAAATTAAGTATTATGGTGATATAACAGGAGATAAATCTACAACTTGCGTTTCATTTAATATTGATGGTATGGATACTGCTGAAGTATCTTATATATTAGATAATATATTTGAAATTAAAAATAGATCTGGATTACACTGCTCTCCACTAGCTCATAAAACTATTGGAACTTATCCTACTGGAACTATAAGATTAAGCACAAGCTATTTTACAAAAAAAGAAGATATAGATTTTGCTTTATCTTCAATAAATAAAATTTCTAAGAAGGGAGTTGAAACTTTTGGATAA
- the yyaC gene encoding spore protease YyaC, with protein sequence MSKCFSVTACSPNSYVEVRDYLCNKLNKLIKENKDIIFICIGTDRSTGDSLGPLVGYKLKFISRKNIHIYGSLENPIHANNVENTFKKIKSTFNNPYIIAIDSCLGDIHNIGKVFIEDKPLRPGLALDKNLPPIGNMSIRGVVNIAGNLEFMVLQNTRLCTVMTLADCISNGIFHFILKSLGNNTKYLNTSLDSMKYL encoded by the coding sequence ATGAGCAAATGTTTTTCGGTAACTGCATGTTCTCCTAACTCATATGTAGAAGTTAGAGATTATTTATGTAATAAACTGAATAAGTTAATTAAAGAAAATAAAGATATAATTTTTATTTGTATTGGTACTGATAGATCTACTGGTGATTCCCTAGGCCCTTTAGTTGGATATAAATTAAAGTTTATTTCTCGTAAAAACATTCATATTTATGGTTCTCTAGAAAATCCTATTCATGCTAATAATGTTGAAAATACTTTTAAGAAAATAAAAAGTACTTTTAATAATCCATATATAATTGCTATAGATTCATGCTTAGGAGATATTCATAATATAGGCAAGGTTTTTATAGAGGATAAACCTTTAAGACCTGGATTAGCATTAGATAAAAATTTGCCTCCTATAGGAAATATGAGTATACGAGGCGTTGTTAATATAGCTGGTAATCTAGAATTTATGGTTTTACAAAATACTAGATTATGCACAGTAATGACTTTAGCTGATTGTATTTCTAATGGAATATTTCACTTTATTTTAAAATCATTAGGTAATAATACTAAATATCTAAATACTTCTCTTGATAGTATGAAATATCTGTAA
- a CDS encoding DUF4446 family protein → MQNIINMINDYSSFLIIGLAVIVILLFIVVLVLMRSINKVELKYRKMMRGVNNKNLEALINSKLDEIDKAVEKSEESIKQCEITREEMKDCVNKVAIMRYKAFEDVGSDLSFSVAILDSHNDGVMLTGIYSRQESITYAKPIDKGISRYELSEEELHVLNEAMNK, encoded by the coding sequence ATGCAAAATATAATAAATATGATAAATGATTACTCATCGTTTTTAATAATAGGATTAGCAGTAATTGTAATTCTACTATTTATAGTGGTTTTAGTGCTGATGAGATCAATTAACAAAGTAGAACTTAAGTATAGAAAGATGATGAGAGGAGTAAATAATAAAAATTTAGAAGCTCTTATAAATTCTAAATTGGATGAAATAGATAAAGCTGTTGAAAAATCAGAGGAGTCTATAAAACAATGTGAAATAACACGAGAAGAGATGAAAGATTGTGTTAATAAAGTTGCTATAATGAGGTACAAGGCATTTGAGGATGTTGGAAGTGATTTAAGTTTTTCAGTTGCAATTTTAGATTCTCATAATGACGGAGTTATGTTAACAGGAATTTATTCTAGACAGGAAAGTATTACATATGCGAAACCAATAGATAAAGGTATTTCAAGATATGAATTATCAGAAGAAGAGCTTCATGTTTTAAATGAAGCAATGAATAAGTAA
- the rpsR gene encoding 30S ribosomal protein S18: protein MRDMKRSGKMRRSKRKVCAFCVEKAENIDYKDITKLRKFVTERGKILPRRISGTCAKHQRQLTSAIKRSRNIALLPFTTE, encoded by the coding sequence ATGAGAGATATGAAAAGATCTGGAAAAATGAGAAGATCTAAGAGAAAAGTATGTGCTTTCTGCGTAGAAAAAGCTGAAAATATAGATTATAAAGATATAACTAAGCTAAGAAAGTTCGTTACAGAAAGAGGTAAGATTTTACCAAGAAGAATTTCTGGAACTTGCGCTAAGCACCAAAGACAATTAACATCTGCTATAAAGAGATCAAGAAATATAGCATTACTACCATTCACAACTGAATAG
- a CDS encoding ParA family protein, whose protein sequence is MKKICVFNQKGGVGKTTTNINLCAYLAMEGYRVLTIDIDPQGNTTSGLGLDKRNLELSMYDVLTSDASLNDVILRSELVQNLFIAPSTMELAGAEVEIIGKENRETILTSKIKEIEDQYDFIFIDCPPSLGVLTINALTSVESVLIPIQCEFYALEGVGQLMNTLQLVKKSLNKDLDIEGVIMTMYDYRTNLSNEVYDEVKNFFNEKVYNTKIPRNIRLAEAPSFGLPIMLYDEKCKGANAYKELTKEFLKKQ, encoded by the coding sequence ATGAAAAAAATTTGTGTTTTTAATCAAAAGGGTGGAGTAGGAAAAACAACTACTAATATAAATTTATGTGCGTATTTAGCTATGGAAGGATATAGAGTTTTAACTATAGATATTGACCCACAAGGTAATACTACTAGCGGATTAGGGTTAGATAAAAGAAATTTAGAATTATCAATGTATGATGTTTTAACTTCAGATGCTTCACTTAATGATGTTATATTGAGAAGTGAATTAGTTCAAAATCTTTTTATTGCACCATCAACAATGGAATTAGCTGGTGCAGAAGTTGAGATAATAGGTAAGGAAAATAGAGAAACTATATTAACAAGTAAAATTAAAGAAATAGAAGATCAATATGATTTTATATTTATTGATTGTCCACCATCATTAGGGGTCCTTACAATAAATGCATTAACATCAGTAGAATCTGTTTTAATTCCAATACAATGTGAATTTTACGCATTAGAAGGAGTGGGACAATTGATGAATACTCTTCAATTGGTTAAGAAATCTTTAAATAAGGATTTAGATATTGAAGGTGTAATTATGACAATGTATGATTATAGAACTAATTTAAGTAATGAGGTATATGATGAAGTTAAAAATTTCTTTAACGAGAAAGTTTATAATACTAAAATACCAAGAAATATAAGGCTAGCGGAAGCTCCAAGTTTTGGATTACCGATAATGTTATACGATGAAAAATGTAAGGGTGCAAATGCATATAAAGAGTTAACAAAAGAATTTTTAAAAAAGCAATAA
- a CDS encoding DUF3343 domain-containing protein, translating to MNYYIIVFKNTLDAMTAENNLLKEEIEFKMMPTPTVITQSCGLCVRIENKEYVEKIISESIINYKKIYIKTESGYNQIN from the coding sequence ATGAATTATTATATTATAGTATTTAAAAATACTTTAGATGCAATGACGGCAGAGAATAATTTATTAAAGGAGGAAATAGAATTTAAGATGATGCCAACTCCAACAGTTATAACTCAAAGTTGTGGATTGTGTGTAAGGATAGAAAATAAAGAGTATGTAGAAAAGATAATTAGTGAAAGTATAATTAATTATAAAAAAATATATATAAAAACAGAAAGTGGATATAATCAAATAAATTAA
- the ytvI gene encoding sporulation integral membrane protein YtvI gives MDKDTNLNDNYKFQDKISKLVLFFTIYTLSFVFFTSTIKFTLPFILAGIFALILKSPTKYLIKKIKMKSWLASLASTIIFFSLFIFILILAISSLTSELVSVAKTLQEFLSSNSSSYFSELGSFFQNIVDNLNLIDPSVWNNIVKTATESLNKFLQLGVSGVTSLITGLFSFFGYVPYIGMVIAFTLLSTYFFTEKVATASSDKFNNLIPLGNKKIFNAIKHGKKMIANYLLAYMFLIFLSMFITFIGFLIFKIDYALLLSILAGLLDLLPIVGMACVYIPLILYFLYQGNLFVAIGLVILYLLVFVSRQLLEPKIMSSSLGISPISTLAAMFIGLQLNGLMGMVFCMLLVVCYTILKRVEIL, from the coding sequence TTGGATAAAGATACTAATTTAAATGATAATTATAAATTTCAAGATAAAATTTCTAAGCTAGTTCTTTTCTTTACAATATATACATTATCATTTGTATTTTTTACTAGTACAATTAAATTTACTTTACCCTTTATATTAGCAGGAATATTTGCTCTAATATTAAAGTCTCCAACTAAATATTTAATAAAAAAAATTAAGATGAAATCTTGGCTAGCTTCTTTAGCTTCCACAATAATATTTTTCTCATTATTTATATTTATATTAATTTTAGCTATAAGTTCTTTAACTAGTGAACTTGTATCAGTTGCTAAAACTCTTCAAGAATTTTTATCAAGTAACTCTTCATCTTATTTCTCAGAATTAGGATCATTCTTTCAAAACATAGTTGATAATTTAAATCTTATTGATCCCTCTGTATGGAATAATATAGTTAAGACAGCAACTGAATCACTTAATAAATTCTTACAATTAGGTGTATCTGGTGTAACATCATTAATAACTGGATTATTTTCATTCTTTGGATATGTTCCATATATAGGAATGGTTATAGCATTTACATTATTATCGACCTATTTCTTTACTGAAAAGGTAGCAACTGCTTCTAGTGATAAATTTAATAACCTTATTCCTCTAGGAAATAAAAAAATATTTAACGCTATTAAGCATGGCAAAAAGATGATTGCTAACTATTTATTAGCTTATATGTTTTTAATATTTTTAAGTATGTTTATTACTTTTATAGGTTTTCTAATTTTTAAAATTGATTATGCTTTATTATTAAGTATATTAGCAGGATTATTGGATTTGCTTCCTATAGTTGGTATGGCATGTGTCTATATACCTTTAATATTATATTTTTTATATCAAGGAAATCTTTTTGTAGCTATAGGATTAGTTATTTTATATTTATTAGTATTTGTTTCTAGACAGTTACTTGAACCTAAAATCATGAGTTCATCTCTTGGAATAAGCCCGATATCCACATTAGCTGCGATGTTTATAGGCCTACAACTAAATGGACTTATGGGAATGGTATTTTGTATGCTTTTAGTTGTTTGTTATACTATTCTAAAAAGGGTAGAAATATTATAG
- a CDS encoding single-stranded DNA-binding protein, with the protein MNKVILIGRLTRDPELNFAANSGTAVTRFSLAVNRPFKKDETDFINCIAFGKTGETIAQYLTKGRQLAVTGSIRTGSYDAKDGTKRYTTDVVVDSFEFIGSGNGGRDQGSSNGGYGYSNPNSDNSSSSNDAFGGMNFDEDMTPVDDGDMPF; encoded by the coding sequence ATGAATAAGGTTATACTTATTGGAAGACTCACTAGAGATCCAGAGTTAAATTTTGCAGCAAACAGTGGAACTGCTGTTACAAGATTTTCTTTAGCTGTAAATAGACCATTCAAAAAAGATGAAACTGATTTTATCAATTGTATAGCTTTTGGTAAAACAGGAGAAACAATAGCGCAATATCTTACTAAGGGTAGACAATTAGCTGTTACAGGAAGCATTAGAACTGGTAGTTATGATGCTAAAGATGGAACTAAAAGATATACAACTGATGTAGTTGTAGATTCATTTGAGTTCATCGGTTCAGGTAATGGTGGAAGAGACCAAGGTTCATCAAATGGTGGATATGGTTATTCAAACCCTAATTCTGATAATTCAAGTTCATCAAATGATGCATTTGGTGGTATGAATTTTGATGAAGACATGACTCCTGTAGATGATGGAGATATGCCTTTCTAA
- a CDS encoding DUF951 domain-containing protein — translation MIDTFELGDIIEMKKQHPCGSKAFEVIRLGADIKIKCTGCGRIIMLPRSKFQKDAKKIVNM, via the coding sequence ATGATAGATACATTTGAATTAGGAGATATAATTGAAATGAAAAAACAACATCCTTGTGGTAGTAAGGCTTTTGAGGTTATAAGACTTGGAGCTGATATAAAAATAAAATGCACTGGATGTGGAAGAATAATAATGCTTCCAAGAAGTAAATTTCAAAAAGATGCTAAAAAAATAGTTAATATGTAA
- the rpsF gene encoding 30S ribosomal protein S6, with product MRKYETIFILHPSLDEEACKANIEKFKGVIENGGGTIENVDVWGKRKLAYEISKVNEGFYTLINFNADADLPKELDRIFRITDGVLRHIIVKQEA from the coding sequence ATGAGAAAGTACGAAACTATATTTATACTACACCCATCATTAGATGAAGAAGCTTGTAAAGCTAACATCGAAAAATTCAAGGGTGTAATAGAAAATGGTGGAGGAACTATAGAAAACGTTGATGTTTGGGGTAAGAGAAAGCTTGCTTACGAAATCTCAAAAGTTAACGAAGGTTTCTATACGTTAATCAACTTCAATGCTGATGCTGACCTACCAAAAGAGTTAGACAGAATATTCAGAATTACTGATGGTGTTTTAAGACACATCATTGTTAAACAAGAAGCGTAA
- a CDS encoding DHH family phosphoesterase has product MKKKLDNIKPMIIPLMFVGACISFYYIKSTLLGSILLIIFIIFSETEYIGRNNYQDSIEELNININNSINQNIFNLIFPVALIDKCGKIIWSNSKFNKFTEEDPEGLNIVSIARGLNLARLLTCDKDLHQKIRILDCLYRVYASSIKLEESDENVYVVYFNDISNLKNIDNTKESIMLIEVDNLSEALETTSESDRPMLVAEVEKAINTYAQKLKAMITKYDSNKYVLSVQDKYINEEINSKFNILDEISKIDRGNTLEVTLSIGIGRGGTSPQENYTFAVTAKELSLGRGGDQVAVKSNDKITFFGGNSREIEKRTRVRARVIAHALKELIYESSNVFIIGHSNPDMDCFGSAIGLSAVVKQLGKPCNIIINNDTNSINYYLSKIESDEKHEELLISPEEARAQMNDKSLLIIVDVHNKGYIQNLDLAEQANRKIIIDHHRRSPDIIEGAILSYIEVYASSTSEMVTELIQYMVQKPNISRIEAEGLLAGIFMDTKGFSFKAGVRTFDAASFLRALGADTIEVKKMFTDDLDDYLLIADTIKSAELSHGVAIAVTPDRLKESFKIARAADELLNISGIEVCFVIGKINDNVIISGRSIGDINVQVILEAIGGGGHMNMAGAKLTNISVERAKEILKESIKKNLREGE; this is encoded by the coding sequence ATGAAAAAAAAGCTAGATAACATTAAGCCAATGATAATACCTCTAATGTTTGTAGGAGCGTGTATAAGTTTTTATTATATAAAGAGCACGTTACTTGGCTCAATATTACTTATAATATTTATTATATTTAGCGAAACAGAGTACATTGGTAGAAATAACTATCAAGATTCAATAGAGGAGTTAAATATAAATATAAATAACTCTATAAATCAAAACATATTTAATTTAATATTTCCAGTAGCATTAATAGATAAATGCGGAAAAATTATTTGGAGTAATTCTAAGTTTAATAAATTTACAGAAGAGGATCCAGAAGGACTAAATATAGTAAGTATAGCTAGAGGATTAAATTTGGCTAGATTATTAACTTGTGACAAAGATTTACATCAAAAAATTAGAATATTAGATTGTTTATATAGAGTATATGCAAGTAGTATTAAGCTAGAGGAAAGTGATGAAAATGTATATGTTGTTTATTTTAATGACATAAGTAATCTAAAAAATATAGATAATACTAAAGAGAGTATAATGTTAATAGAGGTAGATAATTTATCAGAGGCGTTAGAAACAACTAGTGAAAGTGATAGACCGATGTTAGTTGCAGAAGTTGAGAAAGCTATAAATACATATGCTCAAAAACTTAAGGCAATGATAACTAAGTACGATTCTAATAAGTATGTACTTTCTGTTCAGGATAAATATATTAATGAGGAAATAAATTCTAAATTTAATATATTAGATGAGATTTCTAAAATTGATAGAGGAAATACACTAGAAGTAACTCTTAGCATAGGTATTGGTAGAGGAGGAACATCTCCACAAGAAAACTATACTTTTGCAGTTACCGCAAAAGAACTCTCATTAGGTAGAGGTGGAGACCAAGTAGCAGTTAAAAGTAATGACAAAATAACATTCTTTGGCGGTAATAGTAGAGAGATAGAAAAAAGAACCAGAGTAAGAGCAAGAGTAATAGCACATGCTTTAAAAGAGTTAATATACGAAAGTAGTAATGTATTCATTATAGGTCACTCAAATCCAGACATGGATTGTTTTGGATCAGCTATAGGATTATCAGCTGTAGTAAAACAATTAGGTAAACCTTGTAATATTATTATTAATAATGATACTAACTCTATAAATTATTATTTATCAAAAATAGAAAGTGATGAGAAACATGAAGAGTTATTAATTTCACCAGAAGAAGCAAGGGCGCAAATGAATGATAAATCTCTATTAATAATAGTAGATGTTCACAATAAAGGGTATATTCAGAATTTAGATTTAGCAGAACAAGCTAATAGAAAAATAATAATAGACCATCATAGAAGAAGTCCAGATATAATTGAGGGTGCTATATTAAGCTATATAGAAGTATATGCATCATCAACTTCAGAGATGGTAACAGAATTAATTCAGTATATGGTTCAAAAGCCTAATATATCAAGAATTGAGGCAGAAGGCTTATTAGCAGGTATATTTATGGATACAAAAGGTTTTTCTTTTAAGGCTGGAGTGAGAACCTTTGATGCTGCTTCATTCTTAAGAGCACTTGGTGCAGATACTATAGAAGTTAAAAAAATGTTTACTGATGATTTGGATGATTATTTATTAATAGCAGATACAATAAAATCTGCAGAACTTAGTCATGGAGTAGCTATAGCTGTTACACCTGATAGATTAAAGGAAAGTTTTAAGATAGCTAGGGCTGCAGATGAGCTTTTAAATATATCAGGAATAGAAGTATGCTTTGTGATTGGAAAAATAAATGATAATGTTATAATAAGCGGTAGGTCAATAGGAGATATAAATGTTCAAGTTATATTAGAAGCTATTGGTGGTGGCGGTCATATGAATATGGCAGGAGCTAAGTTAACAAATATATCAGTAGAAAGAGCAAAAGAAATTTTAAAAGAATCAATTAAAAAAAACTTGAGGGAAGGTGAATAA
- the rplI gene encoding 50S ribosomal protein L9, producing MKVILLQDVKKLGKKGDVIEVSDGYARNFLFPRNLVQEATGNNLHVLNTKKENERKKKLAELEAAQKLAAELKGKEVTLKAKGGDNGRLFGAITSKDVATLINKEFNLSIDKKKIVMDTIKVAGGYEIEIKLYPEVTTKMRVIIVPEA from the coding sequence ATGAAAGTAATTTTATTACAAGATGTTAAAAAGTTAGGAAAAAAAGGTGATGTTATAGAGGTATCAGATGGATATGCAAGAAATTTCTTATTTCCAAGAAATTTAGTTCAAGAAGCTACAGGAAATAATCTGCATGTTTTAAATACAAAGAAAGAAAATGAAAGAAAGAAAAAGTTAGCTGAATTAGAAGCAGCTCAAAAATTAGCAGCAGAGTTAAAAGGAAAAGAAGTCACATTAAAGGCAAAAGGCGGAGATAATGGAAGATTATTTGGAGCTATAACAAGCAAAGATGTGGCTACATTAATAAATAAAGAATTTAACTTATCAATAGATAAAAAGAAGATAGTTATGGATACAATAAAAGTAGCGGGTGGATATGAAATAGAAATAAAATTATATCCAGAAGTAACAACAAAAATGAGAGTAATTATTGTGCCAGAAGCATAA
- a CDS encoding ParB/RepB/Spo0J family partition protein has translation MSKKFALGKGLGALIPEDMVTAPTNEKKEESSKTLISINLIKSNSDQPRKFFDDDKIAELAESIKHHGIIQPIILKKNKEDYIIVAGERRWRAAKLLGLKEVPAIVMNLTDKDILEISLIENIQRQDLNPIEEAVAYKKLLGEFKLTQEELSRRIGKSRVAISNTMRLMNLTETVQQYLMDGVITEGHGRVLLAISDENLQCEIAQKVIDEKLSVRELEKFIKFLNKPKKNIERKIENSPYYKDVTERLQEFLGTKVNISNKNNKGKIEIEYYSDEDLQRILEIINL, from the coding sequence ATGAGTAAAAAATTTGCATTGGGTAAAGGTCTAGGAGCATTAATTCCAGAGGATATGGTGACAGCACCTACTAACGAGAAGAAGGAAGAAAGTTCAAAAACATTAATTTCTATTAATTTAATTAAAAGCAACAGTGATCAACCAAGAAAATTTTTTGATGATGATAAAATAGCAGAATTAGCAGAATCTATAAAACATCACGGAATTATACAACCGATTATATTAAAAAAGAATAAAGAGGATTATATAATTGTTGCAGGAGAAAGAAGATGGAGAGCAGCAAAGCTATTAGGGTTAAAAGAAGTTCCTGCTATAGTAATGAATTTAACTGATAAAGATATACTTGAGATATCATTAATAGAAAATATACAAAGACAAGATTTAAATCCTATAGAAGAGGCAGTTGCTTATAAAAAATTATTAGGTGAATTTAAATTAACACAAGAAGAATTAAGTAGACGAATAGGTAAATCTAGAGTTGCAATAAGCAATACTATGAGATTAATGAATTTAACTGAGACTGTTCAGCAATACCTTATGGATGGAGTAATTACAGAAGGACATGGAAGAGTATTATTAGCTATTTCAGATGAAAATCTTCAATGTGAAATAGCTCAAAAGGTAATAGATGAAAAACTTTCAGTTAGGGAATTGGAAAAATTTATAAAATTTTTAAATAAACCTAAAAAAAATATTGAGAGAAAAATAGAAAATAGTCCTTATTATAAAGATGTTACTGAAAGATTACAAGAATTCTTAGGTACTAAAGTTAATATTAGCAATAAAAATAATAAAGGAAAAATAGAGATTGAATATTATTCTGATGAAGATTTACAAAGAATATTAGAAATTATAAACCTATAA
- a CDS encoding MazG-like family protein: protein MKREDLNIMANIKMIEKLKANLLCIIGEFYYLLTKGSNVAQDAILNCISGSILILYVLGQKLGYSCDDVDDDMKKKLRAGIAEGHEYEKDGRSLSKLQEHLKKNH, encoded by the coding sequence GTGAAAAGAGAGGACCTAAATATAATGGCTAATATAAAAATGATAGAAAAGCTTAAAGCCAATCTTTTATGTATAATTGGAGAATTCTATTATTTATTAACTAAGGGCAGCAACGTGGCTCAAGATGCCATTTTAAATTGTATATCAGGATCTATACTAATTTTGTATGTCTTAGGACAAAAGTTAGGGTACTCATGTGATGATGTAGATGATGATATGAAAAAGAAATTAAGAGCTGGTATAGCCGAAGGTCATGAATATGAAAAGGATGGTAGAAGTTTAAGTAAGCTTCAAGAGCATTTAAAGAAAAATCATTAA
- a CDS encoding mechanosensitive ion channel family protein, with product MYNYLMFFGLEPIDGSLKLMIKWEEVENFIGKGIRIISILIIMYLTIKIGNKVIDKFIKRQIKSKLSFSMNEQKAITIGAVLKSALKYGVYLTGVAIIVANVFSGVSAAVLGAGGFAIGIGAQSLVKDLINGFFILFEDQYGVGDHISVGQYTGIVENIGIRTTVLRDFTGDLHVITNGSILEVTNHSRGDIRFIVDVEIAYEENIEAAISLITNVCNKFKVNNKEEIRGDIEVLGVTSLNASGVNIRVIGRAKPLSQWKMERELRKNIKEALDEEGIEIPYPKTQIIKSK from the coding sequence ATGTATAATTATTTAATGTTTTTTGGATTAGAACCTATAGATGGTAGTTTAAAACTAATGATAAAATGGGAAGAAGTAGAAAATTTTATAGGTAAAGGAATAAGAATTATAAGTATACTTATAATAATGTACTTAACTATAAAAATAGGAAATAAAGTAATAGATAAATTTATTAAAAGGCAAATAAAAAGTAAACTTAGTTTTTCAATGAATGAGCAAAAAGCTATAACCATAGGAGCAGTATTAAAGAGTGCTTTAAAGTATGGTGTATATTTGACTGGAGTAGCTATAATTGTTGCAAATGTATTTTCAGGAGTTTCAGCAGCTGTTCTTGGTGCTGGAGGTTTTGCAATAGGTATAGGAGCTCAAAGTTTAGTAAAGGATTTAATTAATGGTTTTTTTATATTATTTGAGGATCAATACGGAGTTGGAGATCATATAAGCGTTGGACAATATACGGGAATAGTAGAAAATATTGGAATACGAACAACAGTTTTGAGGGATTTTACTGGAGACTTACATGTTATAACTAATGGATCTATATTAGAAGTAACTAACCACTCAAGAGGTGATATTAGATTTATAGTAGATGTAGAAATTGCTTATGAAGAAAATATTGAAGCAGCTATTAGTTTAATAACAAATGTATGCAATAAGTTTAAAGTCAATAACAAAGAAGAGATAAGAGGAGATATAGAAGTTTTAGGAGTTACATCATTAAATGCATCAGGAGTAAATATTAGAGTTATAGGAAGGGCTAAGCCTTTAAGCCAATGGAAAATGGAAAGAGAGTTAAGAAAAAATATTAAAGAAGCATTAGATGAAGAGGGAATAGAAATTCCATATCCAAAAACTCAAATAATAAAATCTAAATAG